The Ruminococcus bovis genome includes a region encoding these proteins:
- a CDS encoding polysaccharide deacetylase family protein: MRLFILDKKGLAIVLCCLMVTIIAIGILTNTGMKAVQTATEQKELPIYSVETDKKQVAISFDAAWGDEQTHKLLDILKEYKVKSTFFLVGDWVDKYPDDVKDIYKAGHDIGNHSDTHPHMTQMSVDEQKKQIEDCNNKVKELTGENPKLFRPPYGDYNTTVVQSVKSLNMYCVQWDIDSLDWKDPTPAEMVDRIVPKLQNGSIILMHNGAKNTPEALPMIIEAVRDSGYEFVPLSKLVCDNCKVDYKTDVTGRTLKE; encoded by the coding sequence ATGCGTTTATTTATTCTTGACAAAAAGGGATTGGCTATTGTTCTTTGTTGCTTAATGGTGACAATAATTGCAATAGGAATTTTGACAAATACAGGAATGAAAGCAGTACAAACTGCAACTGAGCAAAAGGAACTTCCTATTTATTCTGTTGAAACAGATAAAAAGCAAGTTGCAATTTCTTTTGATGCTGCATGGGGTGATGAACAAACCCATAAGCTACTTGATATTCTGAAAGAGTATAAGGTAAAGTCTACATTTTTCTTGGTAGGTGATTGGGTAGATAAATATCCTGATGATGTAAAAGATATTTATAAGGCAGGTCACGACATAGGCAACCATAGTGACACCCACCCACATATGACTCAAATGAGTGTTGATGAACAGAAAAAGCAAATTGAAGATTGCAATAACAAGGTAAAAGAACTGACAGGTGAAAATCCTAAACTTTTTAGACCACCATATGGTGACTACAACACAACTGTTGTGCAAAGTGTAAAAAGTCTTAATATGTATTGTGTTCAATGGGATATCGATTCCTTAGATTGGAAAGACCCTACTCCGGCAGAAATGGTGGATAGAATTGTGCCTAAGCTACAGAACGGCAGTATTATCCTTATGCATAACGGTGCTAAGAATACACCTGAGGCTCTACCTATGATTATAGAGGCAGTCAGAGATAGTGGTTATGAGTTTGTACCTCTTTCTAAATTAGTTTGTGATAATTGTAAAGTGGATTATAAAACCGATGTTACCGGCCGAACCCTTAAAGAGTAG
- the cysS gene encoding cysteine--tRNA ligase: protein MILYNTLGNKKMEFVPHTEGKVAMYTCGPTVYHYAHIGNLRTYIMEDVLEKYLRYIGYDVKRVMNITDVGHLSSDADTGEDKMLAGAKREHKTVLEIAKFYTDAFFDDCKKLNIKTPDVVEPATHCIPEFIKMVDTLLKKGYAYEAGGNVYFDTSKLDEYYVFGNQNQDDLAVGVRDDVDEDENKRNKTDFVLWFTKSKFDDQELKWESPWGYGYPGWHIECSAISIKHLGEYLDIHCGGVDNAFPHHTNEIAQSEAYIGHKWCPYWFHVTHLLDARGKMSKSKGGFLTVSLLEEKGYNPVVYRMFCLQSHYRKPLTFSYDNLDNTAKAYNKLVKKISNLNPTGEPNMEEAQPFIDKFKENMDNDLNTSLGITSIYDVLKANISDATKIYLLNDFDKVLSLDLVKAANKLKEEKNSSVDTAKVEELIKKRTEARANKDWATADAIRDELNAMNVVIKDTPEGITWSVK, encoded by the coding sequence ATGATTTTATACAACACATTAGGTAACAAGAAGATGGAGTTTGTTCCACATACAGAAGGCAAGGTTGCAATGTATACTTGTGGTCCTACAGTTTACCACTATGCACATATCGGTAACTTGCGTACCTACATTATGGAAGATGTACTTGAAAAGTATCTTCGTTACATTGGCTATGATGTAAAGAGAGTTATGAACATTACTGATGTAGGACATTTATCAAGTGATGCCGATACAGGTGAGGACAAAATGCTTGCCGGTGCTAAGAGAGAACACAAGACAGTTCTTGAAATTGCAAAGTTCTATACAGATGCTTTCTTTGATGATTGTAAGAAACTTAATATTAAGACACCTGATGTGGTTGAACCTGCAACACATTGTATCCCTGAATTTATTAAGATGGTAGATACACTTCTTAAGAAAGGTTATGCTTACGAAGCCGGTGGCAATGTTTACTTTGACACATCAAAGCTAGATGAATACTATGTGTTCGGTAATCAGAACCAAGATGACCTAGCAGTTGGTGTTCGTGATGATGTTGATGAAGATGAAAATAAGAGAAACAAAACTGACTTTGTACTATGGTTTACAAAGAGTAAGTTTGATGACCAAGAACTAAAGTGGGAAAGCCCTTGGGGTTACGGTTATCCGGGTTGGCACATTGAATGTTCTGCAATTTCAATTAAGCACCTTGGTGAATACCTAGATATTCATTGTGGTGGTGTTGATAATGCATTCCCTCACCATACAAACGAAATTGCTCAAAGTGAAGCGTATATCGGTCACAAGTGGTGTCCTTATTGGTTTCATGTAACTCACCTACTTGATGCAAGAGGTAAAATGAGTAAGAGTAAGGGTGGTTTCTTAACTGTATCTTTACTTGAAGAAAAAGGTTATAACCCTGTTGTATATAGAATGTTCTGCTTACAGTCACACTACCGTAAGCCACTAACATTTAGCTATGATAACCTTGACAATACTGCTAAGGCATACAACAAGCTGGTTAAGAAGATTTCTAACCTTAACCCTACAGGTGAACCAAATATGGAAGAGGCTCAGCCATTTATTGATAAGTTTAAGGAAAATATGGATAACGACCTAAACACATCTCTAGGTATCACAAGCATTTATGATGTACTAAAGGCTAACATTAGTGATGCAACAAAGATTTATCTTCTAAATGACTTTGACAAGGTTCTAAGCCTTGACCTAGTAAAGGCTGCTAACAAGCTAAAGGAAGAAAAGAATTCTTCTGTTGATACTGCAAAGGTTGAAGAACTTATCAAGAAAAGAACTGAGGCTAGAGCTAACAAAGATTGGGCAACTGCTGATGCTATTCGTGATGAACTTAACGCAATGAATGTTGTAATCAAGGATACACCTGAGGGTATCACTTGGTCAGTAAAATAA
- the epsC gene encoding serine O-acetyltransferase EpsC: MFRTMKSDLDAVMERDPAARNRLEVFFLYSGYKAVRSHRRANWFFRHNMKFIARFISQRSRHKTGIEIHPGATIGKGLFIDHGMGVVIGETTEIGENCTLYQGVTLGGTGKDTGKRHPTLGNNVLVGCGARVLGPFKVGDNARIAAGAVVLNEIPPDSTAVGVPAQVVKMHGERIDILDQIHYTNPVTQQIQRLNNEIEELKKRLEDKK; encoded by the coding sequence ATGTTCAGAACTATGAAATCTGACCTTGATGCCGTAATGGAGAGAGATCCGGCTGCCAGAAACAGGCTGGAAGTTTTCTTCCTTTACTCAGGATACAAGGCAGTAAGAAGTCACAGAAGAGCCAACTGGTTCTTTAGACATAATATGAAATTTATCGCTAGATTTATCAGTCAGCGTTCAAGACACAAAACAGGTATTGAAATTCATCCCGGAGCTACTATCGGTAAAGGTCTTTTCATTGACCATGGTATGGGTGTTGTTATTGGTGAAACAACGGAAATCGGTGAGAACTGTACTCTTTATCAAGGTGTTACCCTTGGTGGTACAGGTAAAGATACCGGCAAAAGACATCCAACCTTAGGCAACAATGTTCTTGTTGGTTGTGGTGCTAGGGTGTTAGGACCTTTTAAGGTCGGTGACAATGCAAGAATTGCTGCCGGTGCAGTAGTTCTAAATGAAATTCCACCTGACTCAACTGCAGTTGGTGTACCTGCTCAAGTAGTAAAAATGCATGGTGAAAGAATTGATATTCTTGACCAAATTCACTACACCAATCCGGTAACACAACAAATTCAAAGACTTAATAACGAAATTGAAGAACTTAAAAAGCGTTTGGAGGATAAAAAATGA
- the pgsA gene encoding CDP-diacylglycerol--glycerol-3-phosphate 3-phosphatidyltransferase yields MNLPNKLTLLRIILVPFFIIAMLVNFPFHYLVAGCIFGVASVTDTLDGKIARSRNLVTDFGKFADPLADKILVLTALVCFLQVGLLGSFGAIPVIIVLFREFAVSGIRLVAASSGKVVAANIWGKIKTVSQMVGISVIFAMQVVLEVLNAMKISTGFVSEVFYYIGNGLIWLSTLFTLISGIIYLKDNIGFLKDN; encoded by the coding sequence ATGAACCTACCAAACAAATTGACATTACTAAGAATTATCTTAGTACCATTTTTCATTATTGCAATGCTGGTTAACTTTCCTTTCCACTACTTAGTGGCAGGTTGTATATTTGGTGTTGCATCTGTTACAGATACACTTGACGGTAAAATTGCAAGAAGCAGAAACCTTGTTACTGACTTCGGAAAATTTGCAGACCCATTAGCAGACAAAATTCTTGTGCTAACTGCTTTAGTTTGTTTTTTGCAAGTTGGTTTACTTGGTTCTTTCGGTGCAATACCGGTTATCATAGTGTTGTTTAGAGAATTTGCCGTTTCAGGCATAAGGCTTGTTGCTGCCTCAAGTGGCAAGGTTGTTGCTGCCAATATTTGGGGCAAAATCAAAACAGTTTCTCAGATGGTAGGTATCTCAGTTATATTTGCTATGCAAGTTGTACTTGAAGTGCTTAATGCAATGAAAATTTCTACAGGCTTTGTCAGTGAAGTTTTCTATTACATAGGTAATGGCTTGATTTGGCTATCTACTTTATTCACCTTGATTAGTGGTATTATTTATCTAAAGGATAATATCGGTTTTCTAAAAGATAACTAA
- the rimO gene encoding 30S ribosomal protein S12 methylthiotransferase RimO, which produces MATKVSIVSLGCAKNQVDAEMLFYKIREAGYEISEDPGVCDVAIVNTCGFIESAKQESIDEILELSTLKREGQIKKIIVTGCLAERYNNDMMKEMCEIDAVVGIGANNDIVAILDKVMGDEKVQAHPDKLLMPLEGKRLQSTPQHTAYIKISEGCDNRCTYCAIPLIRGGHRSRKMENIIEEAKGLASKGVKELNVIAQDTTRYGMDLYGEYKLAELLKELCKIDGLKWIRVLYCYPDKITDELIDVIKNEDKICKYIDLPLQHCNKDVLRRMNRSGDKDELLALLRKLRKEIPNLVIRTTFIAGFPGETEEEFTELCEFIKEAKFERMGCFPYSIEEGTPAATFPNQIDEDVKNHRAEIVMDQQSYIMDEFLQNQIGKEMEVVCEGYDRYAECYFGRSYQDAPDVDTVTFFTAGEDKPTVGEFYKIKITDFIDSSLVGEII; this is translated from the coding sequence ATGGCTACTAAAGTTAGTATTGTTTCGCTTGGTTGTGCAAAGAACCAAGTAGATGCTGAAATGCTTTTCTATAAGATTAGAGAAGCCGGTTATGAAATCTCGGAAGATCCCGGTGTTTGTGATGTGGCAATCGTAAATACTTGTGGTTTCATTGAGTCAGCAAAGCAAGAAAGTATTGACGAAATTCTTGAACTTTCTACTCTTAAGAGAGAAGGTCAGATTAAGAAAATTATTGTTACAGGTTGTTTGGCTGAAAGATATAACAACGATATGATGAAAGAAATGTGCGAGATTGACGCAGTAGTCGGTATCGGTGCAAATAATGATATTGTTGCTATTCTTGATAAGGTTATGGGGGATGAGAAAGTTCAGGCTCATCCTGACAAACTTCTTATGCCACTTGAAGGCAAAAGATTACAGTCAACACCTCAGCATACTGCATACATTAAGATTTCCGAGGGTTGTGACAACCGTTGTACTTACTGTGCAATTCCACTTATTCGTGGTGGTCACAGAAGTCGTAAAATGGAAAATATTATTGAAGAAGCAAAAGGTCTTGCAAGTAAAGGTGTTAAGGAACTTAATGTTATTGCCCAAGACACCACAAGATATGGTATGGACCTTTACGGCGAATACAAGTTGGCAGAACTTTTAAAAGAACTTTGCAAAATAGATGGACTAAAGTGGATAAGAGTGCTATACTGTTATCCGGATAAGATTACAGATGAACTTATTGATGTTATCAAGAATGAGGACAAAATCTGTAAATATATCGACTTACCACTTCAACATTGTAACAAAGATGTTCTTCGCAGAATGAACCGTTCAGGTGACAAGGATGAGTTACTTGCTTTACTAAGAAAGTTAAGAAAAGAAATTCCTAACCTTGTTATCCGTACAACATTTATTGCCGGTTTCCCGGGTGAAACTGAAGAAGAATTTACTGAACTTTGCGAATTTATTAAGGAAGCAAAGTTTGAGAGAATGGGTTGTTTCCCATATAGTATTGAAGAAGGTACTCCGGCAGCTACTTTCCCTAACCAAATTGATGAAGATGTAAAGAACCATAGAGCTGAGATTGTTATGGATCAGCAAAGCTACATAATGGATGAATTCTTACAGAACCAGATTGGTAAAGAAATGGAAGTTGTATGTGAGGGCTATGATAGATATGCTGAATGTTACTTTGGCAGAAGTTATCAGGATGCACCTGATGTTGATACAGTAACTTTCTTTACAGCCGGTGAAGACAAACCGACTGTTGGAGAATTTTATAAAATTAAAATCACCGACTTTATTGACAGTTCACTTGTTGGTGAAATTATTTAA
- a CDS encoding regulatory protein RecX — MVVTAVEPRRKSFSALYIDGEFAMKLDTETLLANHIRAGVEIDDEDLHNLVIESNNKRAKEKALWLISYRDHSEKELVDKIKRDYSEESALAAVAKLKDLGLVNDENYARRYYKELTLGSKHLSPRGAKYKLMEKGIDRNLIDIIMEETEVDQREQIRIIIEKKYKNFTTDEKYKRRAISGLQRKGFSWDDIKSVMSEYEGENYGY; from the coding sequence ATGGTTGTTACTGCCGTTGAGCCTAGGAGAAAGTCATTTTCTGCACTGTATATTGACGGTGAATTTGCAATGAAACTTGATACAGAAACTTTACTTGCAAATCATATTCGTGCCGGTGTAGAAATTGACGATGAAGACTTGCATAACCTTGTAATAGAAAGCAACAACAAGAGGGCTAAAGAAAAGGCACTTTGGCTAATATCCTATCGTGACCATAGCGAAAAGGAGCTTGTAGACAAGATTAAGAGAGATTATAGCGAAGAGTCGGCACTTGCTGCCGTAGCAAAGCTAAAGGACTTAGGTCTTGTAAATGATGAAAACTATGCAAGAAGATATTACAAGGAACTAACCCTTGGCAGTAAGCACCTTTCACCAAGAGGTGCAAAGTATAAGTTAATGGAAAAGGGCATTGACCGTAATCTCATTGACATTATAATGGAAGAAACCGAAGTTGACCAAAGGGAACAGATAAGAATTATTATTGAGAAAAAATATAAGAATTTCACCACAGATGAAAAGTACAAGAGAAGAGCAATCTCAGGACTACAGAGAAAGGGCTTTTCTTGGGATGACATTAAGTCTGTTATGAGTGAATATGAAGGGGAAAATTATGGCTACTAA
- the recA gene encoding recombinase RecA, translated as MAVDKNKALQTALSQIEKQFGKGAVMRLGQNEHMSVGHVSTGSLGLDIALGIGGLPRGRIIEIYGPESSGKTTLSLHCIAEGQKDGGNVAFIDVEHALDPVYAEALGVDIDNLLVAQPDTGEDALEIAEALIRSGAIDVLVVDSVAALVPKAEIEGEMGDSHVGLQARLMSQALRKLAGAINKSNCVAIFINQLREKVGVVYGNPEVTPGGRALKFYSSVRLEVRKAEAIKVNGEVIGNRTKVKVVKNKIAPPFKEAYFDIMYGKGISRIGELIDLAVDTDVINKAGAWFSYGETRLGQGRDKVKMLLEENEELAKEIEEKVLANIDHLRETKKMKKGAKVPEITPNIPSPAEKKTAKKEPAKKAPAKADAKLDILVED; from the coding sequence ATGGCAGTAGATAAGAATAAAGCGCTACAGACAGCTCTTAGTCAGATAGAAAAACAATTTGGTAAAGGTGCAGTAATGCGTCTTGGACAGAACGAACATATGAGTGTAGGTCATGTTAGTACAGGTTCTTTGGGACTTGATATTGCTTTAGGTATCGGTGGCTTACCTCGTGGCAGAATTATTGAAATTTACGGACCTGAATCATCAGGTAAAACAACACTATCACTTCACTGTATTGCCGAAGGTCAAAAAGACGGTGGCAATGTTGCATTTATTGATGTTGAACATGCTCTTGATCCGGTATATGCAGAGGCTCTTGGTGTTGATATTGATAACCTTCTTGTTGCTCAGCCTGATACAGGTGAAGATGCTCTGGAAATTGCAGAGGCTCTTATTCGTTCAGGTGCTATTGATGTACTTGTAGTTGACTCAGTAGCAGCACTTGTACCAAAGGCTGAAATTGAGGGTGAAATGGGTGACTCCCATGTTGGTCTACAAGCAAGACTGATGTCACAAGCACTTAGAAAACTTGCCGGTGCTATTAATAAAAGTAACTGTGTTGCAATTTTCATAAATCAGCTTAGAGAAAAAGTTGGTGTTGTTTACGGTAATCCGGAGGTTACACCGGGTGGTAGAGCATTAAAGTTCTATTCTTCCGTAAGACTTGAAGTTAGAAAAGCTGAGGCTATTAAGGTTAACGGTGAAGTTATCGGTAACCGTACTAAGGTTAAGGTTGTAAAGAACAAGATTGCACCTCCATTTAAAGAGGCTTATTTCGACATTATGTACGGTAAAGGTATCTCTAGAATCGGTGAACTTATTGACCTTGCAGTTGATACTGATGTTATCAACAAGGCCGGTGCTTGGTTTAGTTATGGTGAAACAAGACTTGGCCAAGGTAGAGATAAGGTTAAGATGTTACTTGAAGAAAATGAAGAATTGGCTAAGGAAATTGAAGAAAAGGTACTTGCTAATATTGACCACCTAAGAGAAACTAAGAAAATGAAAAAGGGTGCTAAAGTACCTGAGATTACACCGAATATTCCTTCACCTGCTGAGAAGAAAACAGCTAAGAAAGAACCTGCAAAGAAAGCACCGGCTAAGGCTGATGCAAAGCTTGATATTTTGGTTGAAGACTAA
- the prmC gene encoding peptide chain release factor N(5)-glutamine methyltransferase: MILAEMKNKLSSELNSEESKSIIEMVTGFDSMGQILNSKKEVSKEQEKEIFEILNKRQNGYPLQYILGKWSFMGNDYFIGEGVLIPRDDTEVVVSSVIPYLRNIDSPKILDLCSGSGIIPITLKKMFPGSEVHALELSEKAIVYLEKNIKFHNCNIILHKGDLNLLYKDFEDGYFDLIISNPPYIKQEDMLTLQEEVKSEPTMALEGGVTGLDFYKAIVSKYSSKLKIGGMLSFELGENQFDDVKAMMTEKGFVNIKEFLDLGNIQRAINGTYLL; the protein is encoded by the coding sequence ATGATTTTAGCTGAAATGAAAAATAAACTTTCTTCAGAACTTAACAGTGAAGAAAGTAAAAGTATTATTGAAATGGTTACAGGATTTGACTCAATGGGTCAAATCCTTAATTCAAAAAAAGAGGTTTCAAAGGAACAAGAAAAAGAAATTTTTGAAATCTTAAATAAACGACAAAACGGCTATCCTTTACAGTATATACTTGGTAAGTGGTCCTTTATGGGCAACGACTACTTTATAGGTGAGGGTGTGCTGATTCCAAGGGACGACACAGAAGTTGTGGTAAGTAGTGTCATCCCTTATTTGCGTAATATAGACAGTCCAAAGATTTTAGACTTATGTTCAGGCAGTGGTATAATTCCTATTACATTAAAGAAAATGTTTCCCGGTAGTGAAGTTCATGCTTTGGAATTGTCAGAAAAAGCAATTGTATATTTAGAGAAAAATATCAAATTCCATAATTGCAATATTATTTTGCATAAAGGTGATTTGAATTTACTTTACAAAGACTTTGAAGATGGTTACTTTGACTTAATCATCAGTAACCCACCATATATTAAACAAGAAGATATGTTAACCTTGCAAGAAGAAGTAAAAAGTGAACCTACTATGGCACTTGAAGGTGGAGTAACAGGTCTTGACTTTTATAAGGCTATTGTGTCAAAATACAGCAGTAAGCTAAAAATCGGTGGTATGCTGAGTTTTGAACTTGGTGAAAATCAGTTTGATGATGTAAAAGCTATGATGACAGAAAAAGGATTTGTAAATATAAAGGAATTTTTAGACTTAGGAAATATTCAGAGGGCTATAAATGGGACTTATCTTTTGTAA
- a CDS encoding DUF1385 domain-containing protein, protein MSREKTKKITSIGGSALIEGIMMRGPKKTTVAVRMGKDDIYTEDISFTGLTQKHKFCRLPLIRGICGLVDSMRLSYKSLMISADKAIEAGEIEEEEPSKFEKWLDDKFGDKLVKILMVFASIIGVAFAVALFFFVPSFLYDLVCKVADVGESRLFKSVFEGVLKIVLFLGYIVICSRMQEMKRVFMYHGAEHKTIFCYENDEELTVENVRKHKRFHPRCGTSFLVIMLILGILIGLFVPVAPFGINWLRPVIKILLIPITCGIGYELIKVCGRYDNTITHIISAPGMWAQRITTKEPDDSMIEVAIEAIKDVIPDDGSDIIK, encoded by the coding sequence ATGTCTCGAGAAAAAACTAAGAAAATTACTTCAATCGGTGGTTCAGCCCTAATTGAAGGTATTATGATGCGTGGACCTAAGAAAACTACTGTTGCAGTTAGAATGGGTAAAGACGATATTTATACTGAGGATATTTCCTTTACAGGCTTAACTCAGAAACATAAATTCTGTAGATTACCCCTAATTCGTGGTATTTGTGGTCTTGTTGACTCAATGAGATTAAGCTATAAAAGTTTGATGATTTCTGCCGATAAGGCTATTGAGGCCGGTGAAATTGAAGAGGAAGAACCATCAAAGTTTGAAAAGTGGCTTGATGATAAATTCGGTGATAAGCTGGTAAAAATCTTAATGGTTTTTGCATCAATTATCGGTGTTGCCTTTGCAGTTGCATTGTTCTTCTTTGTACCGTCATTTTTATATGACCTTGTTTGTAAGGTAGCAGATGTTGGTGAAAGCAGACTGTTTAAGTCAGTTTTTGAAGGTGTGCTAAAGATTGTATTGTTCTTAGGTTACATTGTTATTTGTAGCCGTATGCAGGAAATGAAGAGAGTGTTTATGTACCATGGTGCAGAACATAAAACAATTTTCTGTTACGAAAATGATGAAGAATTAACTGTAGAAAATGTTAGAAAGCATAAGCGTTTCCACCCAAGATGTGGTACAAGTTTCCTTGTAATTATGCTTATTCTGGGTATCTTAATCGGTCTTTTTGTACCGGTTGCACCTTTTGGTATCAATTGGCTTAGACCTGTTATTAAGATTTTACTTATTCCTATTACTTGTGGTATCGGTTATGAACTTATTAAGGTTTGTGGCAGATACGACAACACAATTACCCACATTATTTCAGCTCCGGGTATGTGGGCTCAGAGAATTACAACTAAAGAACCTGACGATAGTATGATTGAAGTTGCTATTGAGGCTATTAAAGATGTTATTCCTGATGACGGTAGTGATATTATCAAATGA
- a CDS encoding sensor histidine kinase has translation MTSGITKRWLLNILSVVALIIVAIVLCLSFMIRAYYYNSVEQSISVRCNELTKVFDEVDSDTTTDFLTTAQQYIEDFPDKKQLELQSLNSVGRVTLTSTGFLPDEKEEMPDFDEALKSPNGYAVCRSTLTSGEKVFAGTKIITSQDGTVLGAIRYVTSLSDINFTIIAYIVIFSLIGAIIIFAVLISGRFFVRSIVGPIKEMSQTARNIASGDFETTKITSKYDDEIGDLAESINYMAHELKQTEQLKNDFISRVSHELRTPLTAIKGWSETMLLTGTDIDQGTFKKGMTIILKESGRLTSIVEELLDISRIQSGRMKLMTEKIDLVAELDEAVYMLKERSIQERKHLMFDSPIEPFPPVMGDKNRLRQVFLNIIDNALKYTPEGGNVIVQILNKETNIEVLISDTGCGIAPEDLPKVKDKFYKANQNVGGSGIGLAVADEIVQMHGGTLDIESGIGVGTTVKISIPVYDESQSKEDKGEN, from the coding sequence ATGACAAGTGGTATTACAAAGAGATGGCTACTTAACATACTAAGTGTTGTTGCACTTATTATTGTAGCTATTGTGCTGTGTCTTTCCTTTATGATTAGGGCTTACTACTACAACAGTGTTGAACAGTCTATTTCTGTTAGATGTAACGAACTGACTAAGGTTTTTGATGAAGTTGATTCCGATACAACAACAGATTTTCTTACAACTGCTCAACAGTATATTGAGGATTTTCCGGATAAAAAGCAACTTGAACTACAGTCACTTAATTCAGTTGGCAGAGTAACTCTTACTTCTACAGGTTTCTTACCTGACGAAAAGGAAGAAATGCCTGACTTTGATGAAGCACTAAAAAGTCCAAACGGCTATGCAGTATGCAGAAGTACACTTACTTCCGGTGAAAAGGTTTTTGCCGGTACTAAGATTATTACCAGCCAAGACGGTACAGTTCTTGGTGCTATCAGATATGTTACTTCTTTAAGTGACATTAACTTTACTATTATTGCTTACATAGTAATTTTTTCACTGATTGGTGCAATAATTATTTTTGCCGTACTTATATCCGGTAGGTTCTTTGTTCGCTCTATTGTTGGTCCTATCAAGGAAATGTCCCAGACTGCAAGGAACATTGCGTCAGGTGACTTTGAAACAACAAAAATTACAAGTAAATATGATGATGAAATCGGTGACCTTGCTGAGTCTATAAACTATATGGCTCATGAACTTAAGCAAACCGAACAACTGAAGAATGACTTTATCAGTAGAGTCAGTCACGAACTGAGAACTCCACTAACTGCCATTAAGGGTTGGTCAGAAACAATGCTACTTACCGGTACAGATATTGACCAAGGTACTTTTAAGAAAGGTATGACTATTATCCTTAAGGAGTCAGGCAGACTTACAAGTATTGTTGAAGAACTGCTTGATATTAGCCGTATCCAAAGTGGCAGAATGAAACTGATGACTGAGAAAATCGACTTAGTTGCTGAACTTGATGAGGCAGTTTATATGCTAAAGGAACGGTCAATTCAAGAGAGAAAGCACCTTATGTTCGATTCTCCCATTGAGCCATTCCCACCTGTTATGGGTGACAAGAACAGACTAAGACAAGTATTCTTGAATATTATAGACAATGCTCTAAAATATACACCTGAGGGTGGTAATGTTATAGTACAAATTCTTAATAAAGAAACTAACATCGAGGTGCTTATTTCCGATACCGGTTGTGGTATTGCACCGGAAGATTTGCCAAAGGTTAAGGATAAGTTCTATAAAGCTAATCAGAATGTTGGTGGCAGTGGTATCGGTCTTGCTGTTGCCGATGAAATTGTACAAATGCATGGTGGTACACTTGATATTGAAAGTGGTATCGGTGTGGGAACTACTGTGAAAATTTCTATTCCTGTTTATGACGAAAGTCAAAGTAAGGAAGATAAGGGAGAAAATTAA
- a CDS encoding response regulator transcription factor has protein sequence MKKILVCEDEDAIRDFVVINLTRAGYEVTEATNGEEALQKYDEFNGDFDVAILDIMMPGIDGLQVCKELRNMNSGIGIIMLSARTQEMDKVTGLMLGADDYITKPFSPSELTARVDSLYRRVVMSEANSENNFKEELKSGIFTLNLRNRSLTKNGTIIELTQVEFQIMEYFFSKPGTALDRTDILNHVWGEQYVGEEKIVDVNIRRLRMKVEDEPSNPKYIVTVWGLGYKWDA, from the coding sequence ATGAAAAAGATTTTAGTATGTGAAGACGAAGACGCAATTCGTGATTTTGTGGTTATTAACCTTACAAGAGCAGGTTATGAAGTAACAGAAGCTACTAACGGTGAAGAAGCACTTCAAAAGTATGATGAATTTAACGGTGACTTTGATGTTGCTATTCTTGATATTATGATGCCGGGTATTGACGGTTTACAGGTTTGTAAGGAACTTCGTAATATGAACAGTGGTATCGGTATTATTATGTTGTCAGCAAGAACTCAAGAAATGGATAAGGTAACAGGTCTGATGCTTGGTGCTGATGACTATATTACAAAGCCATTTTCACCATCAGAACTAACTGCAAGAGTTGACTCACTTTACAGAAGAGTTGTAATGTCTGAGGCTAACAGTGAAAACAACTTTAAGGAAGAACTAAAGAGTGGTATCTTTACTCTTAACTTAAGAAACCGTTCACTAACAAAGAACGGTACTATTATTGAACTTACTCAGGTTGAATTCCAAATTATGGAATACTTCTTTAGCAAACCTGGTACTGCCCTTGACAGAACAGATATTCTAAATCATGTTTGGGGTGAACAGTATGTTGGTGAAGAAAAGATTGTTGATGTTAACATTCGTAGGTTAAGAATGAAAGTAGAGGATGAACCATCAAACCCTAAGTACATTGTTACTGTTTGGGGTCTTGGTTACAAGTGGGACGCTTAA